The Amycolatopsis sp. 195334CR genome window below encodes:
- a CDS encoding YafY family protein, whose product MRASRLVSMLLLLQARGRMTARELAAELEVSVRTIYRDAESLHAAGIPLYGDAGPAGGYQLLDGYRTRLTGLTAAEAETLFLTGLPGPAAELGLAQVAGTAQLKVLAAMPAELRERTERIASRFHLDAPGWYSDAEETPHLAAVADAVWTQRVLHVRYHRWREPRDVERTLEPYGLVLKAGRWYLVANSGERTATYRVNQILELSEGERFDRPPEFDLAAYWSAYRADFLARRRRGAAVIRLSPLGVEQFADTYAADVVKAFAESSGEPGDDGWVTGAIPIESIAYTAGDLLRLGPEVEVLDPPELRDRITELVDGLSKLYDR is encoded by the coding sequence GTGCGGGCCAGTCGCCTGGTGTCGATGTTGTTGCTGCTGCAGGCACGCGGGCGCATGACGGCACGTGAGCTGGCCGCGGAACTCGAGGTCTCGGTGCGCACCATCTACCGGGACGCCGAGTCGTTGCACGCGGCCGGGATCCCGCTGTACGGCGACGCCGGGCCGGCGGGCGGGTACCAGTTGCTCGACGGGTACCGCACGCGGTTGACCGGGCTCACCGCGGCGGAGGCCGAGACGCTGTTCCTCACCGGGTTGCCGGGGCCCGCGGCGGAGCTGGGGCTGGCGCAGGTGGCCGGGACGGCTCAGCTCAAGGTGCTCGCCGCGATGCCCGCCGAGTTGCGGGAACGCACCGAGCGCATCGCCTCGCGGTTCCACCTGGACGCACCCGGCTGGTACTCCGACGCCGAGGAGACCCCGCACCTGGCGGCCGTGGCCGATGCGGTGTGGACCCAGCGGGTGCTGCACGTTCGGTACCACCGCTGGCGCGAGCCGAGGGACGTCGAGCGCACATTGGAGCCGTACGGTCTCGTGCTCAAGGCCGGTCGCTGGTACCTGGTCGCGAACAGTGGCGAGCGGACCGCCACCTATCGGGTGAACCAGATCCTCGAACTGAGTGAGGGGGAGCGGTTCGACCGGCCGCCGGAGTTCGACCTCGCCGCGTACTGGTCGGCTTACCGCGCCGACTTCCTGGCCCGGCGGCGGCGCGGGGCGGCGGTGATCCGGCTTTCGCCGCTGGGGGTCGAGCAGTTCGCCGACACGTACGCGGCCGATGTGGTCAAGGCGTTCGCCGAGTCGTCGGGCGAACCGGGGGACGACGGCTGGGTGACCGGCGCCATCCCGATCGAATCGATCGCCTACACCGCGGGGGACCTGCTCCGGCTCGGGCCGGAGGTCGAGGTGCTCGATCCGCCCGAACTGCGCGACCGGATCACGGAACTCGTCGACGGTCTGTCGAAGCTCTACGACCGTTAG
- the prfB gene encoding peptide chain release factor 2, whose product MSAEFEAELKDVAGTLAQIESVMDLDALRADVASLEQQASKPDLWDNPEAAQKITSQLSHKQNELRRVSELRQRVDDLGVLYELAEAEDDTASKAEAEADLGKLRQEIAALEVRTLLSGEYDERNAVVTIRSEAGGVDAADWAEMLLRMYMRWSERHDYPTDVYDISYAEEAGIKSATFKVSAPYVYGTLSVEQGTHRLVRISPFDNQGRRQTSFAHVEVLPEVEEVDHVDIPEKDIRVDVFRSSGPGGQSVNTTDSAVRITHGPTGIVVSCQNEKSQLQNKAAAMKVLQAKLLQRKKEEERAELNALKDGGSSWGNQMRSYVLHPYQMVKDLRTEFEVGNPSSVLDGDIDGFLEAGIRWRKQTENA is encoded by the coding sequence GTGAGCGCCGAGTTTGAAGCAGAGCTGAAGGACGTCGCCGGCACGCTGGCCCAGATCGAGTCCGTGATGGACCTGGACGCGTTGCGGGCCGATGTCGCCTCGCTGGAGCAGCAGGCGTCGAAGCCCGACCTCTGGGACAACCCGGAGGCCGCGCAGAAGATCACCAGCCAGCTCTCGCACAAGCAGAACGAGCTGCGCCGGGTCTCCGAGCTGCGCCAGCGGGTGGACGATCTCGGCGTGCTCTACGAGCTGGCCGAGGCCGAGGACGACACCGCCAGCAAGGCCGAGGCCGAGGCCGACCTGGGCAAGCTCCGGCAGGAGATCGCCGCCCTCGAGGTGCGCACCCTGCTCTCCGGGGAGTACGACGAGCGCAACGCCGTGGTGACCATCCGGTCCGAGGCGGGCGGCGTCGACGCGGCCGACTGGGCCGAGATGCTGCTGCGCATGTACATGCGCTGGTCGGAACGCCACGACTACCCGACCGACGTGTACGACATCTCCTACGCCGAAGAGGCCGGGATCAAGTCCGCCACCTTCAAGGTGAGCGCCCCCTACGTCTACGGCACGCTCTCCGTCGAACAGGGCACGCACCGGCTGGTGCGCATCTCCCCGTTCGACAACCAGGGCCGCCGCCAGACCTCCTTCGCCCACGTCGAGGTGCTGCCCGAGGTCGAGGAGGTCGACCACGTCGACATCCCGGAGAAGGACATCCGGGTCGACGTCTTCCGCTCCTCGGGTCCCGGGGGGCAGAGCGTGAACACCACCGACTCGGCGGTGCGCATCACGCACGGCCCGACCGGCATCGTGGTCTCCTGCCAGAACGAGAAGTCGCAGCTGCAGAACAAGGCGGCCGCGATGAAGGTGCTCCAGGCCAAGCTGCTGCAGCGGAAGAAGGAGGAGGAGCGCGCCGAGCTGAACGCGCTCAAGGACGGTGGCTCCAGCTGGGGCAACCAGATGCGCTCCTACGTGCTGCACCCGTACCAGATGGTCAAGGACCTGCGCACCGAGTTCGAGGTGGGCAACCCCAGCTCGGTGCTCGACGGCGACATCGACGGTTTCCTCGAAGCGGGCATCCGCTGGCGGAAGCAGACCGAGAACGCCTGA
- a CDS encoding UPF0182 family protein produces the protein MATRPPVSLPKLSKRSRILLIIAAVVVLALLLGARLLDTYVDWLWFGEVGARNVFTTELYTRIGLFFAVGLLVGGALALSLAIAYRTRPVFVPVSGADDPLARYRSTVVARIRLFGIGIPVVAGVVAGFSGQDAWQRVQLFFNGTNFGQTDPEFGNDVGFYAFDLPFYNWLLGWLFVAIAVAFIGALLAHYLFGGIRLAGKGGQMAGPARVQLAITIGLFVLFKAVEYFLDRYNLLFSDRNAPLFYGATYTDLNAVLPAKLILLCISVFCAIAFFVGAFLRNIQLPAIALVLLILSGILVGAAWPAVLEQFSVRPNANEKEAQSIQRNMDATKFAFDLGDVKYDNYTGKTTATPAEVRADKGTIPNIRLLDPDVLTPTFTQRVGRENFYGFPEKLDVDRYEVNGKRQDYIVAAKEIKTEGLAENQRTWINRHLVYTHGNGFVAAPANTIDRAVGDTTATGQGNSDGGYPVATTSDTVNPKGSGIQVDEARVYYGELATDYAIVGGQPGKAPGEFDTASDRSYLYKGSGGVPIDGWFNRLVFAANEGERNILFSDAISEGSKIMYNRDPRDRVSKVAPWLTVDGDPYPAVIDGKIQWIVDGYTTMNNFPYAQQTQLGAATQDSLSGVARQQNSSLNYIRNSVKATVDAFNGTVTLYALDDNEPVLNAWKNVFPGVVKPSSEITPSLREHFRYPEDMFKVQRELLTKYHVGSPQEFFSTQTFWSVPPDPTKDGGLDPSANGPKQPAYYVMAQAPGDPAPKFQLTSSLTALQRQYLAAWVSVSSEPEDYGQIRVLRLPSDGSNQNDGPVQVQNRFQSDPEFAEQRTLLGNQSVNVIPGNLLTLPLADGFIYVEPIYIQQRNANSFPQLARVLVSYGSKVGFAPTLNQALDEVFGPGTGDAATGPDQGTPPPTTPPSTDPNSPPPSTSTPPPTQGQNVPLPPTTGNPQVDQAVADIDAALTRLKAAQQSGDFVAQGQALSDLEAAANRYEQAKAAAQPPAGG, from the coding sequence TCATCGCGGCCGTTGTCGTGCTGGCGCTGCTACTGGGCGCGAGACTGCTCGATACCTACGTCGACTGGCTGTGGTTCGGCGAGGTCGGCGCCCGGAACGTGTTCACCACCGAGCTCTACACGCGGATCGGCTTGTTCTTCGCGGTGGGCCTGCTGGTCGGCGGCGCGCTCGCGCTGAGCCTGGCCATCGCCTACCGCACCCGGCCGGTGTTCGTCCCGGTCTCGGGCGCGGACGACCCGCTGGCCCGGTACCGCTCCACCGTGGTCGCGCGCATCCGGCTGTTCGGCATCGGCATCCCCGTGGTGGCCGGCGTGGTGGCCGGCTTCTCCGGCCAGGACGCCTGGCAGCGCGTCCAGCTGTTCTTCAACGGCACGAACTTCGGCCAGACCGACCCCGAGTTCGGCAACGACGTCGGCTTCTACGCCTTCGACCTGCCGTTCTACAACTGGCTGCTGGGCTGGCTGTTCGTCGCGATCGCGGTGGCCTTCATCGGCGCGCTGCTCGCGCACTACCTGTTCGGCGGCATCCGGCTGGCCGGCAAGGGCGGGCAGATGGCCGGCCCGGCGCGGGTGCAACTGGCCATCACCATCGGCCTGTTCGTCCTGTTCAAGGCGGTCGAGTACTTCCTCGACCGGTACAACCTGCTGTTCTCCGACCGCAACGCCCCGCTGTTCTACGGTGCCACCTACACCGACCTGAACGCGGTGCTGCCCGCGAAGCTGATCCTGCTGTGCATCTCGGTGTTCTGCGCGATCGCCTTCTTCGTCGGCGCGTTCCTGCGCAACATCCAGCTCCCGGCGATCGCGCTGGTGCTGCTGATCCTGTCCGGCATCCTGGTCGGCGCCGCCTGGCCCGCCGTGCTGGAGCAGTTCTCGGTGCGCCCGAACGCGAACGAGAAGGAAGCGCAGTCGATCCAGCGGAACATGGACGCCACGAAGTTCGCCTTCGACCTCGGGGACGTCAAGTACGACAACTACACGGGCAAGACCACGGCCACCCCGGCCGAGGTGCGCGCGGACAAGGGCACCATCCCGAACATCCGCCTGCTCGACCCGGACGTGCTGACCCCGACCTTCACCCAGCGCGTCGGCCGCGAGAACTTCTACGGCTTCCCGGAGAAGCTGGACGTCGACCGCTACGAGGTCAACGGCAAGCGGCAGGACTACATCGTCGCCGCGAAGGAGATCAAGACCGAGGGCCTCGCCGAGAACCAGCGGACCTGGATCAACCGGCACCTCGTCTACACGCACGGGAACGGCTTCGTCGCGGCACCGGCGAACACCATCGACCGCGCGGTCGGCGACACCACGGCCACCGGGCAGGGCAACTCCGACGGTGGTTATCCGGTCGCCACGACCAGTGACACGGTGAACCCGAAGGGCTCGGGCATCCAGGTCGACGAGGCCCGCGTCTACTACGGCGAGCTGGCCACCGACTACGCCATCGTCGGCGGGCAGCCGGGCAAGGCACCCGGTGAGTTCGACACCGCCTCCGACCGCAGCTACCTCTACAAGGGCAGCGGCGGGGTCCCGATCGACGGCTGGTTCAACCGGCTGGTCTTCGCGGCGAACGAGGGGGAGCGCAACATCCTCTTCTCCGACGCCATCAGCGAAGGCTCGAAGATCATGTACAACCGCGACCCGCGGGACCGGGTCAGCAAGGTCGCGCCGTGGCTGACCGTGGACGGCGACCCGTACCCGGCGGTGATCGACGGCAAGATCCAGTGGATCGTCGACGGCTACACCACGATGAACAACTTCCCGTACGCCCAGCAGACCCAGCTGGGCGCGGCCACACAGGACTCGCTGTCCGGGGTGGCGAGGCAGCAGAACAGCTCGCTGAACTACATCCGGAACTCGGTCAAGGCCACCGTCGACGCGTTCAACGGCACGGTCACGCTGTACGCGCTGGACGACAACGAGCCGGTGCTGAACGCGTGGAAGAACGTCTTCCCCGGGGTCGTGAAGCCGAGCTCGGAGATCACCCCGAGCCTGCGCGAGCACTTCCGGTACCCGGAGGACATGTTCAAGGTGCAGCGCGAACTGCTGACCAAGTACCACGTCGGCAGCCCGCAGGAGTTCTTCTCGACCCAGACGTTCTGGAGCGTGCCGCCGGACCCGACCAAGGACGGCGGGCTCGACCCGAGCGCGAACGGGCCGAAGCAACCGGCGTACTACGTGATGGCGCAGGCGCCGGGCGATCCCGCGCCGAAGTTCCAGTTGACCAGTTCACTGACCGCGTTGCAGCGGCAATACCTCGCGGCGTGGGTGTCGGTCTCGTCCGAACCGGAGGACTACGGCCAGATCAGAGTCCTGCGGCTGCCCAGTGACGGCAGCAACCAGAACGACGGTCCGGTGCAGGTGCAGAACCGGTTCCAATCGGACCCGGAGTTCGCCGAGCAGAGAACGCTGCTGGGCAACCAGAGCGTCAACGTGATCCCCGGCAACCTGCTGACCCTGCCGCTCGCCGACGGGTTCATCTACGTCGAACCGATCTACATCCAGCAGCGGAACGCGAACAGCTTCCCGCAGCTGGCCCGCGTGCTCGTCTCGTACGGGTCGAAGGTCGGCTTCGCACCGACGCTGAACCAGGCGCTCGACGAGGTGTTCGGACCGGGCACCGGTGACGCGGCGACCGGACCGGACCAGGGGACGCCGCCGCCCACGACGCCGCCGTCGACCGATCCGAACTCGCCTCCGCCGTCGACGTCGACCCCGCCGCCGACGCAGGGGCAGAACGTGCCGTTGCCGCCGACCACCGGCAACCCGCAGGTGGACCAGGCGGTCGCGGACATCGACGCGGCGCTGACCAGGCTGAAGGCGGCGCAGCAGTCCGGTGACTTCGTCGCACAGGGCCAGGCGCTGTCCGACCTGGAGGCGGCGGCCAACCGCTACGAGCAGGCGAAGGCGGCCGCCCAGCCGCCCGCGGGAGGGTGA
- a CDS encoding PadR family transcriptional regulator yields MSDLNATAAALLGLLHDGPATGGQLVAGAEERFGAFFSVTRSQVYRELPALAKEGLVRLGKQGPRSSQQYVITAAGKKAFKAWLSSDAGPDHLRSPLILRLVHAGTLTAKQRTSLVEQARGAYAEDLDAAKAAIKAAEDPYAKAVAEFGQAHAKAALKLVDAIPQA; encoded by the coding sequence GTGTCCGATTTGAATGCAACAGCCGCAGCCCTGCTCGGTCTGCTCCACGACGGCCCAGCCACCGGCGGGCAGCTCGTCGCGGGAGCGGAGGAACGATTCGGCGCCTTCTTCAGCGTCACGCGCAGCCAGGTGTACCGGGAGCTCCCGGCACTGGCGAAGGAAGGCCTGGTCCGACTCGGCAAGCAGGGACCGCGCTCCAGTCAGCAGTACGTGATCACCGCCGCGGGCAAGAAGGCCTTCAAGGCGTGGCTGTCCTCCGACGCCGGGCCCGACCACCTTCGCAGCCCGCTGATCCTCCGCCTGGTGCACGCCGGCACCTTGACGGCGAAGCAGCGCACGAGCCTCGTCGAGCAGGCCCGCGGGGCCTACGCCGAGGACCTCGACGCGGCCAAGGCGGCGATCAAGGCGGCCGAGGACCCCTACGCGAAGGCGGTGGCCGAGTTCGGCCAGGCCCACGCCAAGGCGGCCCTCAAGCTGGTCGACGCGATCCCGCAAGCCTGA
- the ftsE gene encoding cell division ATP-binding protein FtsE: MIRLEEVSKVYKTSTRPALERVSVEVDKGEFVFLIGPSGSGKSTFLRLLLREEVPSQGRVMVSNFDVAKMARRRVPRLRQTIGCVFQDFRLLTNKTVAENVAFALEVIGKPKLTIRKVVPEVLELVGLEGKADRLPNELSGGEQQRVAIARAFVNRPLVLLADEPTGNLDPDTSQDIMLLLERINRTGTTVLMATHDHSIVDSMRRRVVELQLGRVVRDDARGVYGVGR, from the coding sequence GTGATCCGGCTCGAAGAGGTATCCAAGGTCTACAAGACGTCGACCCGCCCCGCCCTCGAACGGGTGTCCGTCGAGGTGGACAAGGGTGAGTTCGTCTTCCTGATCGGCCCGTCGGGGTCCGGCAAGTCGACGTTCCTGCGCCTGCTCCTCCGCGAGGAGGTGCCGTCGCAGGGCCGGGTGATGGTGTCCAACTTCGACGTGGCCAAGATGGCCCGGCGCCGGGTCCCCCGCCTGCGCCAGACCATCGGCTGCGTGTTCCAGGACTTCCGGCTGCTCACCAACAAGACCGTCGCGGAGAACGTGGCGTTCGCGCTCGAGGTGATCGGCAAGCCGAAGCTGACCATTCGCAAGGTGGTCCCCGAGGTGCTCGAGCTGGTCGGCCTGGAGGGCAAGGCGGACCGCCTGCCCAACGAGCTCTCCGGTGGCGAGCAGCAGCGCGTGGCGATCGCCCGCGCCTTCGTCAACCGGCCGCTGGTGCTGCTGGCCGACGAGCCGACCGGGAACCTGGACCCGGACACCAGCCAGGACATCATGCTGCTGCTGGAGCGGATCAACCGCACCGGCACCACCGTGCTGATGGCCACCCACGACCACTCGATCGTCGACTCGATGCGCCGCCGCGTGGTCGAGCTGCAGCTCGGCCGGGTCGTGCGCGACGATGCCCGCGGGGTCTACGGCGTCGGTCGCTGA